From Halanaeroarchaeum sulfurireducens, a single genomic window includes:
- the dcd gene encoding dCTP deaminase produces MDEEIFIWTPESGFGFHEIGDVVEDEPEARAVSFDPETLSVSTHEITDYITNPVQRIYEVTLKSGRQVRVTADHNLFTLDEWGEVTRVPSEEAVDEHVLVPGTVPAPRGEERQIDLVTVLDGDEDIVIYASDGVGSVDWSGTHRTLQRHYEDQDAAPLTRVRTATIPGDAHVGFKQGSDRLPRHLPVTPEFGWMLGFYVAEGYARRKQVVFTNNDDERLERVASYFEQFDTCLSWQRDPDGASRLTVCSALWSAVIRAIAGAGGEKVIPDRAWNWDDAVLEAVYDGLLEGDGHRRSGRDTLYTANEELADRAMYLGERLDRMTSAYHRLRDVDDGADRDEWSVDFYRDAHKRGQYVPNPSALLRQLRAEAGLTTQEAATAIGRSSGTSISNVENREYETVTRETLRDLRSAYREHGAETGRLDAILDDDVRFERVESVERTDREEVTYDLEVRPNGRPIENFLGGRGGIFLSNTAGFVDPGFRGRITLELSNLGTAPVALSPGMRIAQLVFTELKTPARKPYGSERNSKYQDQTGPEASRIQGDEEFTQDQ; encoded by the coding sequence GTGGACGAAGAGATCTTCATCTGGACACCGGAGTCGGGCTTCGGATTCCACGAGATCGGCGACGTCGTCGAGGACGAGCCCGAGGCGCGTGCCGTGTCCTTCGACCCGGAGACGCTGTCGGTGAGCACGCACGAGATCACGGACTACATCACGAATCCCGTTCAGCGAATCTACGAGGTCACACTCAAATCGGGCCGGCAGGTGCGGGTCACGGCCGATCACAATCTGTTCACCCTCGACGAATGGGGCGAGGTAACGCGCGTACCGAGTGAGGAGGCGGTCGACGAGCACGTGCTGGTCCCCGGGACGGTGCCCGCACCCCGTGGTGAGGAACGCCAGATCGATCTCGTCACGGTTCTCGACGGTGACGAGGACATCGTTATCTACGCGAGCGACGGCGTCGGCAGCGTGGACTGGTCGGGGACACATCGAACGCTACAGCGACACTACGAGGATCAGGACGCGGCCCCACTCACCCGGGTTCGGACGGCGACCATCCCCGGGGACGCGCACGTCGGGTTCAAGCAGGGGTCGGACCGTCTTCCGCGCCACCTCCCCGTCACCCCGGAATTCGGGTGGATGCTCGGATTCTACGTCGCGGAGGGGTACGCCCGCCGAAAACAGGTCGTGTTCACGAACAACGACGACGAACGGCTCGAGCGCGTCGCATCGTACTTCGAGCAGTTCGATACCTGTCTCTCCTGGCAACGGGACCCCGACGGCGCGAGTCGGCTCACCGTCTGTTCTGCACTCTGGTCTGCGGTAATTCGAGCGATCGCCGGCGCGGGCGGCGAGAAGGTGATTCCGGATCGAGCCTGGAACTGGGACGACGCGGTCCTCGAGGCGGTCTACGATGGGCTCCTCGAGGGCGACGGACACCGGCGGTCCGGCCGGGACACCCTGTATACGGCCAACGAGGAACTCGCCGATCGGGCCATGTACCTCGGCGAGCGCCTCGACAGGATGACGAGTGCGTATCACAGACTGCGGGACGTCGACGACGGTGCGGATCGGGACGAATGGTCGGTCGACTTCTACCGGGATGCTCACAAGCGCGGGCAGTACGTTCCGAATCCGTCCGCGCTACTCCGCCAGCTTCGAGCGGAGGCGGGGTTGACGACCCAGGAGGCCGCCACCGCCATCGGACGTTCGTCCGGGACGAGCATCTCGAACGTCGAGAACCGGGAGTACGAGACGGTGACACGTGAGACGCTGCGTGACCTCCGATCGGCGTATCGCGAACACGGGGCGGAGACGGGTCGGCTCGATGCGATCCTCGACGACGACGTCCGGTTCGAACGCGTCGAGTCGGTCGAACGGACCGACCGCGAGGAGGTCACCTACGACCTCGAAGTGCGGCCGAACGGCCGCCCCATCGAGAATTTCCTGGGCGGCCGTGGCGGGATTTTCCTCTCGAACACCGCCGGCTTCGTGGATCCCGGTTTCCGGGGCCGTATCACCCTCGAGCTGTCGAATCTCGGCACCGCTCCGGTGGCGCTTTCCCCGGGGATGCGCATCGCTCAGCTCGTGTTCACCGAGCTCAAGACGCCGGCCCGCAAACCCTACGGGTCGGAACGCAACTCGAAGTACCAGGACCAGACGGGGCCGGAAGCGTCCCGTATTCAGGGTGACGAGGAGTTTACCCAGGACCAATGA
- a CDS encoding thiamine-phosphate synthase family protein, whose amino-acid sequence MRFIEEVVVDEFLPTFRSMLAADLRERGLTQHQVAEALGISQSAVSKYAHGDIERRETFVEDERVQETVERLGAGLATESMSTVQALIEVEILIRRLSRPGDHIAALHEELVPALREYDYDFRVEAHDSDVLTRERVRSSVRRGIRVLEHASGFATMIPDVGSNLVECLPDAESVEDVAGVPGRIFDVKGRTEVPAEPEFGVSEHVATVLLAAREGGSDARAALNVAYDDALIDRLESMGHDTASFDVEGRSTAVAVERAVASNPDATAVYQTGGFGVEPIVYLLGESASDVAGLARDLR is encoded by the coding sequence ATGAGATTCATCGAAGAGGTCGTCGTCGACGAATTCCTGCCGACGTTTCGCTCGATGCTGGCCGCGGACCTCCGGGAACGGGGGCTCACCCAGCATCAGGTCGCCGAGGCGCTGGGCATCAGTCAGAGCGCGGTCTCGAAGTACGCCCACGGCGACATCGAACGCCGCGAGACGTTCGTCGAGGACGAGCGGGTTCAGGAGACCGTCGAACGGCTGGGAGCGGGGCTCGCGACCGAGTCGATGTCGACCGTGCAGGCGCTCATCGAGGTCGAGATCCTCATCCGCCGGCTATCACGACCGGGTGATCACATCGCCGCCCTTCACGAGGAACTCGTCCCCGCTTTGCGCGAATACGACTACGACTTTCGGGTGGAGGCCCACGACAGCGATGTCTTGACCCGGGAGCGCGTGCGCTCGTCGGTCCGCCGTGGCATCCGCGTCCTCGAACACGCCAGTGGCTTCGCGACGATGATTCCCGACGTCGGCTCGAACCTGGTCGAGTGTTTGCCCGACGCCGAATCCGTCGAGGACGTTGCCGGCGTTCCAGGGCGAATCTTCGACGTGAAGGGTCGGACGGAGGTCCCGGCGGAGCCCGAATTTGGCGTCAGCGAACACGTGGCGACGGTCCTTCTGGCGGCACGGGAGGGGGGAAGCGATGCGCGGGCGGCACTCAACGTCGCCTACGACGACGCCCTGATCGATCGACTCGAGTCGATGGGACACGACACGGCGTCCTTCGACGTCGAGGGACGATCGACCGCCGTTGCCGTCGAACGCGCCGTCGCGTCGAATCCCGACGCGACCGCCGTCTACCAGACGGGCGGGTTCGGCGTCGAACCGATCGTGTACCTCCTGGGGGAATCCGCAAGCGACGTGGCGGGGCTCGCCAGAGACCTCCGCTGA
- a CDS encoding 4-phosphopantoate--beta-alanine ligase has protein sequence MTEDIPSDHPRHDSLVTRHRIEAGVDAGITSRQGLIAEGRGEAFDYLLGEETIPSADDAERAAAAQLLLAEHPVLSVNGNAAALVPEELVELAETVGADLEVNLFNRTPERMEAIADHLQAHGAPDVKGLDADERIPGIDHERARVDADGIYDADVVLVPLEDGDRAEALAEMGKVEIVIDLNPLSRSPRTAAIPVIDNIIRAIPNITAHARSLESAERDELEAIVADFDAERALHEAEERIRTGAGQEQ, from the coding sequence ATGACCGAGGACATTCCCTCCGACCACCCTCGCCACGACTCGCTGGTGACTCGCCACCGGATCGAGGCGGGCGTGGACGCCGGCATTACGAGCAGACAGGGGCTCATCGCCGAGGGGCGGGGCGAAGCGTTCGATTACCTGCTGGGCGAGGAGACGATCCCGAGCGCCGACGACGCCGAGCGGGCGGCCGCCGCCCAGTTGCTGCTTGCCGAGCACCCCGTCCTCTCGGTAAACGGCAACGCGGCCGCCCTCGTGCCCGAGGAACTGGTCGAACTCGCCGAGACGGTTGGTGCGGACCTCGAGGTCAACCTGTTCAACCGAACGCCGGAGCGAATGGAGGCCATCGCCGACCACCTGCAAGCCCACGGCGCGCCCGACGTGAAGGGCCTCGATGCCGACGAACGGATCCCAGGGATCGATCACGAGCGTGCCAGGGTCGACGCCGACGGCATCTACGACGCCGACGTCGTTCTCGTGCCCCTCGAGGACGGCGACCGGGCGGAGGCGCTGGCCGAGATGGGCAAAGTGGAGATCGTCATCGACCTGAACCCCCTGTCCCGATCCCCGCGCACGGCGGCGATCCCCGTCATCGACAACATCATCCGGGCGATCCCGAACATCACGGCCCACGCCCGATCGCTCGAATCCGCCGAGCGGGACGAACTCGAGGCGATCGTCGCGGACTTCGACGCCGAACGCGCGTTACACGAGGCCGAAGAACGGATCCGCACGGGCGCCGGCCAGGAACAGTGA